TACCATCCTTTGCCATTGCTCTTAATGCTATTCCCGCTGCTATTACTGCATCCTTCTTTGCTGATTCTACTGCAACTTCTTTTTTGTCATCTTTAGCCGGAGCAATAGCAATCTCTGCTGCATTTTTTGCTTTATCAATTTCATCAACATTAACAGCTTCAGAGGACTTAGCAATAGCTTGTAATATATCAGCACCACTTACTGCCCCTACTGATGCACTCGCCTTAGCTGCCTCAGTATCTTGAGCTCTATCATCATTTTTCTTTGCAAATAACTGTCCAACTTTCTTCTTATCAGAATCAATTGTCTTATCAGCTTTTTCATCTCCTTCATTCTCTTTCAAAACTACACCAACAATAGTCCTAATACCCTTAACAAGTAAATTGACACTTGTAGTGTCCGCCGCTACAGCATCCTGACCTTCTTTCACAGCATTTCCAATAGCATCACCACCAGTAGCCCCTTTTGCAGCTTCTTTTGCTCCCTCAGCAATCTTATCTACAGTCCCACTAATAAACTGCTCAACAACTGTTTTAACTTTTTCATATTGCCCATTCTTTTCTAAAATTTCGTTTAACTTTGCTTTAGTAGTTTGCATACTCTTCTCAATATCACTAAAATATTTCCCTATTTCACTTTTCTTTGTGTCCGCTTTTATTCCCAATGTCCCTGTAATCATATCGCCAAAACTCACAAATACTTCCATAAATCCTTTCCCTAAATTTACCATCTCACTCAAAAACACTTTCTCTGGATCTCTACCCCCACTATTACATCCCATCATCACCACCATCATCAATATTATTCACTTCTTTCTCATTCTATCCCACATCTTATTCACTCTCTCTTTCCCTCTCTTCCCTTTTATTTCTCCTTCTTTTACTTCTCTATTCATTTTTTTCGCCTCCTTATTTTTTTAGCCTTTTTAGCTTTCTTATAGCTTATCTTTTATGTATCAGAAGCAAAAAAATATGACTTATATAACACATACAATACTGCAAATAAAAAAGAGAGCTTTATTGCTCCCTTTAATAAGGTTCTTATTTAATTATTTCAACAACTATATTCAAATTCTAATACTTACCTGCTGCTTTTGGATCTCTTGCCTTATCTACTTCTTCCTTTACTTTCTCCAAAACACTCTTTACCGTCTTCTTCACTATTTCCTCTACTGCTCCCAATAACTTATTTACTGCGGTTATCCCTACTTTTTGTACTTCTTCTTTTCCTCCTTGTGCCTTAGAATTCCCTCCTGCTGCTAGTTTACTTGTCTTCACTAATGAACGTAGCGATATACCTCCTGCTACTGATGCCGCTTTTGGAGTATCAGTATTTGATAAGTGAGCTGCTTGACCTCCTCTTGCAAAACTCATAGCACTTGTTGTACCATCCGCATTATTTGATAGCGCAGCATCATTCTCTCCTGACTTAACTATTGAGTCTAATATTTCCTCACCACTTACTGCTGTTAATATTATCGCTGCTTTAGATACATCTGTTGCTGCTGCTCCTGCAGTACTTGTAGATAATATTTTAGCTCCATCTTTATTAGATACACTATCTATTGACAAAGTTGTAGATCCTGTTTTTAAAGCTTTAACACCTACACCTGTTGCAACTTTTACTATTTCTTTTAACGAATTATATGCCTTCTTTAATGCATCATCATCTGCTGCCACTCCTTGTTTAGCACTAGTTTCTGCATCACCCACTACACTCAAATCCCCTACTGTCCCTAATGACTCTATATACCCTTTTAACATATTTAAAACGGCCTTAGCTGAATCAACTGCTTCTCTAATTGGATTTTTTGATGAAACACTTTTACCATCACCTATCTCTGCTTTTTTTGCTACTTCTTCTAACTCATTTGATGTGTCTTCTAGCTTCTTACCTAAACTCCTAAAATGATTCCCTACATCCTCTTTCTTTGTAGTTGTGTTCACGCTAAATCCCAATACATCTGACATTAACTCTATAAACGCATAAAATGCATTCTCTGCACTTCTCCCTACTTCCAGCAATACTTCACTTAAACTTCCCCCTCCTCTCCCGTCTCCTCCTGTTCCTTCCCCTTTCACTCCCCCACTATTACATTCCATCACCATCACCACCACCAGCACCATTATTCCCTTTACTATTCTTCTCACTCTCTTCTCCTCTCCTCTCTTTCCTCTCTTTCCTCAAAACACTATATAAAAAAAAGATACTAAAAGCTTAACTCTCAGTATCTCTCCCTTACAACTTTATTTATCTTTTTCTACTCTTTAGTTATATAAATAATAAACCTGACTATTGATTTTGCCCACCAGAATCACTCTGCTCAGATGCTAAAGGAGTATCATTATTAATTTTCATTACGTTTTTTACTTCCTTAAGTCCCAAATCTATTGTTTTTCTTATTGCTACTGTTAATGTGTCTAATGCCTTAGTTAACGCACTTATTGCTGCTCCTTTAACTGCAGAAGTAATAACTCCTTCATTATCAGCAGCACTAGCATTAGCAAACTTACCACCTTTTGTCATTGCTCGCAGTGCTATACCTCCTGCTATAGCTCCATCCTTAGCATTTTGAGCAACACACCAGATTGATTAGCAATAGTATTAGCAGCACCATTATGCTTAGCTAATTTAGCAGCATCAGTATTTTTAACCATAGCCTGTAATATATCAGCACCAGTTACTGCTCCTACAGCCTTTGCTGCATCAACTGCTGCCTTTTTTGCATCAACATTAGCACTTGCATTAGCAAATAATTTACCTGCTTCACCAGCATCGTTACCCCTTTCGGCAGAACCATCTTCAGCTTTTTTAGAATCCCCAGCTTCAGCATTTCCTATATCTCTAAGTACAACATCTACAATTTCCTTAATTCCTTTGACTAATTTATCAACTTCAGCACCTGCAACACCACCATTATTTTGAGCAGCAACATTACCAATCATCAAGTCATTACCTTCAGTACCAATAGTCTCACTAGCAGTCTTAGCTCCCTCTATTATCTTATCAAGTGTCTCACTAATCAATTTATTTACTGCACTCTCTATTCCCGCCGCATTCGGATTCCCTTCTTTCTTCATATCATTAACAATTTTATTAAGCCCATCTTTCAACCCCTTGCACAGTATCCTGCACTTTCTTAAAATATTTCCCCCACATCAGATTTCTTACCCTCCAAATTTAATCCCAATACACTCCCAATAATATCACCAAAAGATGTGAAAACACCAATAAAATCATTTCCCAATTCTACCAAAGACCCTAAAAATTTATTCTTCATCTTCTCCTCTTCCAATACCCCACTATCACAGCCCATAACAACCATAACGAAACTAATTCTAATAATGCGTCTAATGCCTCTCATCTTCTTTTTCCCTCCTTAACATTGCTCTTAATGTTATATTCCTCTGCTGCTATTACTGCATCTTTCTTTGTTCCTTCCTCTTTAATTTCTTTTTTGTCATCCTTAGCCATAGCAACAGAAATCTCCGCTGCATTCTTCGTTTTTTCAATTCCATCAGTAGCATCAACAGCAAGATTCTCTTTAAGATTTAGCTATTGCTTGCAATATATCAGCACTACCTACGGCTCCTATTTTAAATTGATCAATTATGAAAATACCAAGCACGCATAAAGCTTAAAGTTATATTTAACTGCATAAAATTAAAAAAAGGGTTATTTAAGTGAAACATTTCTTTTGTTTTGTGCTATGAAAACAGAGGAGATGTTTTCGTTTTAAATTTAGTTAGATATTAATGTATTTATATCTTGTGTTAATTCAAGACTTTCATTTATTTGTCATATGATGCTATTTACTATAACGAATACTATCTATAAGTATGGACTATATGTGTTATAAGCTTATATTTAAAAAAATTTTGGCCTACCTTTATTTAGGTTCTATTTTTATTTCTTATCGATAATTATTTATTATTATCCACTAGATACTGCTTTTAACAAGATTGATTAACAAGTACATTATTTATTGTTTTCAATGAAAAATTACTGCCTCATTTAAACTTATAACAATACAAAATAAAAGGCAACCTAGAATCATATCTAAGCTTCCTTTTATTCTTCTAATTACTAAATAATCTAAAATTTACTTCTATTTACCTTCTTAACTTGCCTTATTACTTACCTACCTCTGCAACTGGTTCTTGTGAAACTCTCGCCTTATCTATTTTTCCCTTTGCTTCCTTAAGAACATTATTTACTGTCTTCTTTATGATTTCTTCTACTGCTACTAATAATTTATTTACTGCACTTACTCCTACTGCCTGTACTTCTTCTTTTCCCCCTGCTTGACCATCTGCTGCTCCTGCTCCTAGTTTACCTGTCTTCACCAATGCTCTTAACGCTATCCCTCCTCCTACTGCTGCTGCTTTTGATTGATCGCTATGTGATACATGATCTACTGTTCCTCCTTTTGCAAACTTTAATGCACTTGTACTGCCATCTGCATTGTTTGACACTCCTGTACCCGCATCACTTTCTTCTGATCCAACTATTGCTCCCAACATCTCCTCTCCTCTTATACTCGCCAATATCGCTGCTGCTTTACCTGCATCTTGAACTCCTGGATTACCACCACTTGTAGCCAATATCTTAGCTCCATCCTTATTATCTGTTCCATTATTCCCTACTTTCAATGCTGTGCCTCCTGCTTTTGGCTTTTCAACTCCTCCTTTTTCCGCTACTTCCACTATCCCTTTTAATCCATTAAATATTGCTTTTAACTGAACATCATCTGGTGCTGTTCCTGCTCCTTGAGCATTATTTGCCTCACCTACTACATTCCCATCACCTATCCCTTTTAATGATTCTAAATGCCCTTTTAATGTACTTAAAGTAGTCTTAGCAGTATCAACTGCCGCTCTTATTCCCTTATTTAATATACCTTCTTTATCAACATCTGCTGATGCTTTTTCTGCTACTTTCTCTAATTCTGCTGATGCAATCTCAAGCTTCTTACCCAGCCCATCAAAATAATCACCCACTTCATTCTTCTTAGTAGTTGCTTTAACAACAAATCCCAAAGAACCTGAAACTAATTCCAAAAATGAATAAAATACATTCTCTGCACTTCTCCCTACTTCCAGCAGTACTTCACTTAAACTTTTAGCTCCACTCCCGCCTCCTCCTGCTGCTCCTTCTCCTCCTGCTACTCCCCCACTATTACATCCCATCACCACCATCACTACCATCACCATTATTCCTTTTACTATTCTTTTACTTCCCTTCTCTCTTCCCTTCTCTCTTCCCTTCTCTCTATACTCGCTTATACACTCTTCTATATTTCCTATTCCTTTCTTCTCTTTCATTCCTTTCCTTCGCCTCCTTGTTTTTTTTATTATTTTCTAGCTTATCTTTAAAGAATTAGAGGCAAAAAAATATGTGTTATATAACACATACAATACCGAAAATACAAAAAAAGAGAGCTAACATAAGCCCTCTTAACTAATTACTTTACTCACTAATTCAAGTTACATTACAAATATTACTAATTTCATCTATTTACCAACTTTAGCAATAGGATTCTCTCCTTGTTTAATTGCTCCTAATACCTC
This DNA window, taken from Borrelia hispanica CRI, encodes the following:
- a CDS encoding variable large family protein; its protein translation is MMVVMMGCNSGGRDPEKVFLSEMVNLGKGFMEVFVSFGDMITGTLGIKADTKKSEIGKYFSDIEKSMQTTKAKLNEILEKNGQYEKVKTVVEQFISGTVDKIAEGAKEAAKGATGGDAIGNAVKEGQDAVAADTTSVNLLVKGIRTIVGVVLKENEGDEKADKTIDSDKKKVGQLFAKKNDDRAQDTEAAKASASVGAVSGADILQAIAKSSEAVNVDEIDKAKNAAEIAIAPAKDDKKEVAVESAKKDAVIAAGIALRAMAKDG
- a CDS encoding variable large family protein; the encoded protein is MVLVVVMVMECNSGGVKGEGTGGDGRGGGSLSEVLLEVGRSAENAFYAFIELMSDVLGFSVNTTTKKEDVGNHFRSLGKKLEDTSNELEEVAKKAEIGDGKSVSSKNPIREAVDSAKAVLNMLKGYIESLGTVGDLSVVGDAETSAKQGVAADDDALKKAYNSLKEIVKVATGVGVKALKTGSTTLSIDSVSNKDGAKILSTSTAGAAATDVSKAAIILTAVSGEEILDSIVKSGENDAALSNNADGTTSAMSFARGGQAAHLSNTDTPKAASVAGGISLRSLVKTSKLAAGGNSKAQGGKEEVQKVGITAVNKLLGAVEEIVKKTVKSVLEKVKEEVDKARDPKAAGKY
- a CDS encoding variable large family protein, whose translation is MVMVVMVVMGCNSGGVAGGEGAAGGGGSGAKSLSEVLLEVGRSAENVFYSFLELVSGSLGFVVKATTKKNEVGDYFDGLGKKLEIASAELEKVAEKASADVDKEGILNKGIRAAVDTAKTTLSTLKGHLESLKGIGDGNVVGEANNAQGAGTAPDDVQLKAIFNGLKGIVEVAEKGGVEKPKAGGTALKVGNNGTDNKDGAKILATSGGNPGVQDAGKAAAILASIRGEEMLGAIVGSEESDAGTGVSNNADGSTSALKFAKGGTVDHVSHSDQSKAAAVGGGIALRALVKTGKLGAGAADGQAGGKEEVQAVGVSAVNKLLVAVEEIIKKTVNNVLKEAKGKIDKARVSQEPVAEVGK